One genomic segment of Gossypium arboreum isolate Shixiya-1 chromosome 3, ASM2569848v2, whole genome shotgun sequence includes these proteins:
- the LOC128290289 gene encoding receptor-like protein EIX1, producing MGRIITENHFWILSRLYRFASSSISKSVMFNLSRDWVPSYSLSEITVRNCQLGPGFPTWLRTQVEASQLTLSVAGISDMIPVWFWNLTSSLWWVELDLSDNQFRGKLPGSVSFGYNIGAWVDLGFNRLEG from the coding sequence ATGGGAAGAATCATCACTGAAAACCATTTCTGGATCCTCTCGAGATTATACCGTTTTGCTTCATCATCCATAAGCAAATCTGTAATGTTCAACTTGAGTCGAGACTGGGTACCTTCTTACAGTCTATCTGAAATCACTGTCCGTAATTGCCAACTGGGTCCTGGTTTTCCGACATGGCTCAGAACTCAAGTTGAAGCTTCTCAACTCACACTGTCTGTTGCTGGGATTTCAGACATGATACCTGTTTGGTTTTGGAACCTAACTTCTAGCCTTTGGTGGGTGGAATTGGATCTTTCGGATAACCAATTCAGGGGAAAGCTTCCCGGTTCAGTTAGCTTTGGTTATAATATCGGAGCATGGGTAGATTTAGGATTCAATCGCTTGGAAGGTTAA
- the LOC128290290 gene encoding uncharacterized protein LOC128290290: MATRRTSTQILLLSTLLLTKSNFLEAAESNTDSRNVVCIERERKALLEFRKGLKDPSGWLSFGLERIVVTGPASTAAIQRATSSSLTLKPLMFAVHSAKVKHLTTEHVLAVC, translated from the coding sequence ATGGCTACCCGGAGAACTTCAACTCAAATTCTACTTCTTTCTACTCTTCTGTTAACTAAATCAAATTTCCTTGAAGCTGCAGAGTCTAATACTGATTCTCGGAATGTCGTTTGTATTGAGAGGGAGAGGAAAGCATTGCTTGAATTCAGAAAAGGTTTGAAAGATCCCTCAGGCTGGCTTTCGTTTGGCTTGGAAAGGATTGTTGTAACTGGACCGGCATCAACTGCAGCAATACAACGGGCAACATCCTCAAGCTTGACCTTAAAACCGTTGATGTTTGCAGttcattcggccaaagtgaagcACTTAACAACCGAACATGTCTTGGCGGTATGTTGA